The Neisseria subflava genomic interval TTTTTGATTGTGGGTTGATTTGCGGTTTTAACTTCTGAGAAGTTAAAACCGCTGTTTGTGTGATTGAGGATTAGTTATTGGGAAAGTCTGCTTCGTCAAACTCGGGTTCCGGATCGCTTTGAAGGACTTTTCCGTTTAATTTCAACTCGCTGTTTTGCAAAGTCAGATGGGTTTTGACATTATCGTCTTCTAAGGTCAGATATTTCTCGCTTGCCATGCTTTTGATGGTACTGTCCACCATCAGGCGCAAGGTTTCGTTAATATCGTCGATGCTGGCGCGGCCTGCGGCTTCATCTTCGGCATTGACGCTAAACAGGCTGCTTGCTTGGTTGACGGCGAGCTGCTCCAACAATTTTTGCGGTACGCTCATATTGAAGTCGGCTTCGGTTTTCTTCAGCATATCGCCCAAATTGTTGAGGTCTTTGGCTGCCAAACCTTTAAACGCAAGTTTGCCGCTGACATCGACATCGCCATGAGGCATGGTGAATTTGAAGGTTTTAACGTTTAAAACCGGATTATTGGTAAACAGGCCTGAAGCCTCGTTTTTGGCCGTCTGAATCAGGGAAGCCTGAATTTCTTCTTCGCTCATTTTCTTCACGGACACTTCGGCAATTTTGTTTTTCAATGCCAGAAGTGATGCGGCATCCAAATGCTCGGCAGCAACATTGATGTCCAGAGGGCCGTATTTGTCTTCGCCATAAGTCAGGCTTTCAAATTGGAAGCGGCCTTCGCTGTTGATGAATTTATCGACTTCGCCGGTTTGTGTATCGAAACGCAGTTTGCTGACTTCGATTTTAGACGGAGCAATCGTGCCGGTCGGATTGATGAATGCACCGATTTGCAGATTGGTCACAAGGTTGACCAGTTCGTTCAACTTAACGTTGTAATCGATGTTTTCTTTCCATTGCAGCAGGAATTTATCCAGCGTAATGCTGCTCTTGCCCAAAGAAAGCTTGGTCAGGCCGTCTTCCGTTTCGGATTGGAAGCGCAGGTTTTCCAAAGACACATCGCCTTTGTCGGCCAATTTGACTTGTAAAGACGGCGCAAGGTAATCGTGGCGGTAGCTTTTGAAGCCTTGGCTGTAATCGGTATTGCCGCCAAAGCCTTTCCAGTTGAGCTTGATACCGGAAAGCTCTTCATAGTCGAAGGCAGGGATATTGAGGCTGAGTTTGCCGTCGCCGGAAAGATAAACCGTATTGGTCATGGTCAACGGCGTTTGCTGGCCGAAGAAGCGGTCCAAAACTTTTTTGGTTTCCGGATGGTATTGGAACTCGGTTTCCACGTGTGCACGCGTGCCGAAGCCGCCGGCAAACGGGCCGTGTGTCACATGGTTGATGACCGTAATCGGCTCTTGCAGGACGGTTTTCAAATTGTCCGGCAGGTATTTTTGGGTATTTTGAAGCAGGGTCGGTTTGAGGCGGATGACGGTCGTCTCGGTTGAACTGAACCAGCCGCGATCGTATTGGTGGGACTCAACGGTCAGGAAACCGGATTCCTGCAACAGCTTTTGTTGCTCGGTCAGGCTTTCTTCCGCTTTGACACCAAGATAATAAGGCGTGCCGAGCGCAGCGGCGACAACGACGGCGGCAGTCGGGATAAGATACTTTTTCATCACTTCAAACAGATTAGGTTCAAAGCGTAAAGCATAGCATTTTTTAGCTGTTTTGTCTTATCCGCCTTTTCAGACGGCCTTTAGGTAAAGATTGTGATATTATGCAAACATAAACGATTTTTACACTTTTGGCAGGCCTTACCCTGACTGCCAAAATGTCATTAAAGGTTTGCAAATGCTTTTATTCATTGATAATTACGACAGCTTCACCTACAACATCGTCCAATACTTTGCCGAATTGGGGCAGGAAGTTTTGGTACGTTGC includes:
- a CDS encoding YdgA family protein — protein: MKKYLIPTAAVVVAAALGTPYYLGVKAEESLTEQQKLLQESGFLTVESHQYDRGWFSSTETTVIRLKPTLLQNTQKYLPDNLKTVLQEPITVINHVTHGPFAGGFGTRAHVETEFQYHPETKKVLDRFFGQQTPLTMTNTVYLSGDGKLSLNIPAFDYEELSGIKLNWKGFGGNTDYSQGFKSYRHDYLAPSLQVKLADKGDVSLENLRFQSETEDGLTKLSLGKSSITLDKFLLQWKENIDYNVKLNELVNLVTNLQIGAFINPTGTIAPSKIEVSKLRFDTQTGEVDKFINSEGRFQFESLTYGEDKYGPLDINVAAEHLDAASLLALKNKIAEVSVKKMSEEEIQASLIQTAKNEASGLFTNNPVLNVKTFKFTMPHGDVDVSGKLAFKGLAAKDLNNLGDMLKKTEADFNMSVPQKLLEQLAVNQASSLFSVNAEDEAAGRASIDDINETLRLMVDSTIKSMASEKYLTLEDDNVKTHLTLQNSELKLNGKVLQSDPEPEFDEADFPNN